CCTACGAAAGAAAAAATTGCTGAGAAACCACAAGACAGAGGTTGTTTCAAATGTGATCAAACTGATCATCAGATTAAGGATTGTCCTATGTGGGAAGTAGAACGGAAAAAGGGAAGAGtcgaaaaagagaagaaagaatttctcaacaaaaagaaaaataaaaaaaagaacaagcAATGTATGCAGCTTGGGGAACAGGTTTGGACATGTATGACGAAGATGATGAGGACCTCGCTTTGATAGCCATAGAAGAATCGGAAACTGAACCTGAATCAAACTCTGAAGGAATAAAgataaatcttttttctttaaaagataAACTAGTAAAGTTCTCTAAGAAAAAGTTATCCTTCTTGTTACTCACTTCCATGGATACAATTCAAGAACTAGTTAAAACCAAAAATCAATTGCTTGCTTCCATGACTAGTTTAAAGTTTGAGTGTATTGATCTTGAAAGAGTTAATTCTGATCTCAAGAAAGAAAATCAACTCCTAAAGGAACAGTTACAACAACTTGATTCCTGCACTTTGGCTCTCAAATCTGAAATTCTGAAAcaaagatgaaaaagaaaaaattagtggTGACCAAATCAGATGTGACCAAGATCTAATGAGGTTAAACAATGAATTATCTTTTGAAAGGGAAAATTCTAGGAGAATTAATCTTGAATTGTctaggataaaaataaatttggaaaGAGCTAATAAATGGGCAAAATCTTTCATGATAGTAACACATCTAGGTAACAATACTCGGAACATAAGAACTGAAATAGAGTATGAACAACCTATAATTGGAAATTCTTTGTTATGAATTACTTGTGGTAACTCAGGCCACTTTAAGGAAAATTATTCGAAATACAGAGTTAGTGCAGAAAATAAAGCAAGAGGAATTTATGAAACTGTTCAGAGGAACATGTATATTCCTAGAAAAAAACAGTCTGCCCAAATAGGCTCATAGAGATCTTATTTCCTTTTGATCAAAGCAAAGGACCCACGCTAGTCCGGGTTCCTAAATCTAACCTTTGAATTTGTAGGAAAAGTGAGAGGAAGCATTCAACAATCACCAATTGAACATGTGAATGCATgattgaaacttgaaaaagtTCCTCTcacttgggaaaaaaaaaaggaatgaatGAATAAcattgattgaaaaaaaaaggggttgcaaaaaaaaagaagggaaagacTGAAGAAGCATGTGAAAGGAACAGGTCCAACCTATGCAGTATCTAACAGTTATGCGCACTCAGATGatcaatcaatcaaaaataCGATCAGCCAAGGAAAAcactttcaaaagaaaaattttggAACTTGGGGATGATTAAGGTCACATGAGTATCCCTAAATGGCTAATGAACATTGCGTATACTGCCCTCTAATCTTGAATTCTATGCTCAGTTTTGTACATTAAGTTGTATGTTTCTCTGCCACTTTTAAAGTCATGCTACTCATGCACTATAACATTATATTTGCATCTAGCACAAGAGAGAGACTTAGTAAATTGAAGCAAAATTCAGCTTTATCCAGAGATCTAAGGTATGTGCACTACAATTAttcatgattaaatataaaGTCAATGCACTTGAACCTATTTCTTCCATTTGTCCcaaaagatattcatgccctgAATACTaccaaaacaaatattttcttaaaaagccTTATCCCAATTTGATGGTCTATGGTTGAGATGAATTCGATGGAGGACACATCTACTTTGGTGCCTTATAAATATAGATTAAGAAAGTAGAGTGTGTTGGTTCTTAGGGGGAATCTTTTGTATTGAGTAAAGTTTTGGAGGATTTACATAGTGAGGGGGAATATTTTGGGGACCCTACACTTGAACAAAGTTCTCTTGTTAGGCTCAACTTGGGTCTATGAGGGGGAATCGATGGAGACCCATCTATcgaatctatatatatatatattatagttgATGCTGCACCTGATAGAACACGTCCAGGGAATAGATTGAGAGAACATGTTCCTTTACAGatgatatttaataaaatttgttcCTCTTACTCACTCTATTGAATTTAAAGATGAGTGAACTAGTGTTTCTGCAGAGGGAACATGATTGATTGAACAAGTTCCTTAAAAGtgatataaaaagagaaaaaaaaaagattgagcGTGCATAAACCAAGGTTATCTTTGAATTGAGAAGGCTGCTATTTTTGTTAATCCAAAAGATATTTTTGCTGCTGAAAAATGACTTTTACCCTCTCATGCCCGATCTTTTGATATTACCTAGCCACTCTAGCCTTTGATTTCCCAATGTTTCTCATCACAAGTGCTTGATTCtatctttaattttgattacatTTGTGGTGTATATGCTTTTTGATTAATGCTAATGTTGGGTTTGAGTTTCAGGTTCATGTCTATCTCCTATGTTTGTGTAAACACTTTGTTATAGCTAACTgagttctttattttttaagtgtttGAGTAGGTGATAGCCAGTGGCCATGATTATCAAATTTGCTTCTCTTTGTATTGGCGTATGCCTTCACAATGTTTTATTTTTGCctgatgtcaaaagggggaagcaGCTGCATATATGAGTTATGTGTACCTATTCAATGCAAATAGATAAAATTTGTCATAGTAAAAAAGGGAGAATTTGTTAAAGTCTCGTTGTTTTAAAGTATGGCAAAGTTAAGGAGTTGTAGCAGTAACATGGCAAAAGGGTGAAGATGTGTGTCTTATTTGCTGTGTTCGTAATGTATGTTTGTCATCATTAAAAAGAGGAGAATTTGTTAGAATGAGAAAGATTTTGGTAATTAGCAAATACAGGAACAGGTAAAAGAAACAGGTTGCCCGACGTGTTCCTTACTGACCAAATACGACTTGAATAAAGAGAACGTCAACCTCGCGAACTAGAAGATATAAAGCTTTGGAAATATTGATTTTTCGACAACCAACAAGTACATAAAGTTTCCTTTCATAAAGGAGTTCGCAGGCAAGATAGTTTTTGTAATCAAATAGGAAAACTAGACAAACTAGAAAGCTGAACCAAAGAAGGAAGTATAATGACGTGAATGTGGTTTCAAATCTGGAATGAAGTAGGAAGCATGATCAGATAAGGAAATCAAGTTAAAGTCAAGAAAGAAAGCGAAGACAAGTTCGAGTTGAACTAGGAGTTCCACACAAAAGAGAAGTTTTACATGAAGTAGGATTTCTAGTTGAAATAGGTTTTGGATTCAAGTCCAAATCTATAAATAGGGCGATAGTTTCGCTTGAGAAAAATTGcgcacttacatagagagaagatcaaaatACGATCAAGaagtttgagagagttttgagagTTACTTGGGAGAATTCTACCCTCATAAATTTTTCACATCATCCATCTCTATACATTTCGGTggtaaaattatattcattataaaaCACACAAGAATAGACCACATTAATTATCTCTAGGGTGACATTCAATTATTCGATTTGGATTAGTGTTATTTGTATTCACGTTATTcgttatgaagaaaaaaaagtataagcTAATTGAAGTGATTAACAGTTGAACAATATGAAAGTAGAATTGCAGAAGAAGGTGAAGATTATTATAATTCTTGAAGTGTATCATACATTGAATAAGCctatgtctatatatatatacatcctTTGTAACTACTTTACCTAACTTTCTAACTAACTCTCTAACTAACTTTAGGAAAAGTAACTACCTAATTTTTTTACTTCCACAgtactccccctcaagctatGTGGTGGTGCAAATATATTCAACACCCCTAGCTTGGACAATAGATAATCATGTTGTGGCTTGTTGAGACCTTTAGTAAGTAAATCTGCAGGCTGATGCTCTGTTGAAACATAGACAATATTAATCAGTCCATTTTGAAGTTTTTCTCCAATGAAATGGCAGTCCACCTTAATGtgtttagtatgctcatgaaaCACTGGATTAGAGGCTAATTAAATTGCAGACCTGTTGTCACTATATATTTGAACTGGTCAGTGTACTTCAGCCTTCAAATCTTTCAGCAAACCTATCAACCAAATCAATTCTGTCACATTTGAAGCTATGCTTCTATACTTGGCCTCAACGGAGCTTCTTGACACAATGGTTTGGTTCTTAGCTTTCCAATATATCAAGGAGTTCCCAAACTTAATCACATATCCAATTACAGACTTCCTGGTAAGAGTACATGCAACCCAATCTGCATCACAGAAAGCTGTAACTTCATTTCTACAATCACTGGACAGTAGTATACCTTGACCTGATTGCCTTTTTATGTACTTAATAACTCTCAGTGCTGCATCAATATGGGACTTTTTTGGTTGATGTAGGAAGTAACTTAGTGTTTGTACACTAAAAGAAATGCCAAGCCTTGTCATGTTGAGATATAGCAACTTCCCAATCAACTTTTGATAAGTGATTTTATCTGTTAGAAGCTCCTCCTGATTTTGTCCAGTATGTTCATAATATTGTCTTGATGTCAACTTCATATTAGCATCCATAGGTGTTCCAGGAGCAAATTTGCTCATGATAGACCAACTTCTGAAATAAGTTGAAGTGCATATTTCCTTTGATGCAAAACTACTCCACTATTTGACCTTACAAACTCTATTCCATAAAagtatttaaactctcctagaTCCTTCATATTGAAGCTAAGTTGTAAGGACCTTTCTTCTTCTACCAACTTCAAACTACTTTCAGttaccaagatgtcatcaacatacactaAGATTATTGTAGTACCTTCAGTTGTCCTTCTTTTAAGCAAAGAGTGATTATGTTGACTCTGAATGAAGTCCGGCTTCTGTAGAACTGCTGCACACTTATGATTCTTTTGTCTTGGTGCTTGCTTAAGCCCATACAATGATTTTTCTAGTGTACACACCTTATCCTTATTCTCCCCTGGCTGAAAAACCTTGAGgtacatatatgtatatttcaTCATCTAAATCACCATTCAAAAAAGCATTATATATATCCATTTGATGTATATGCTAACACTTGGATACAACTAAGGCTAAAATAGCTCTTACTGTGACCATTTTTACCATAGGAGAAAATGTTCCTTTGTAATCTATCCCTTCCTTTTAACTCCTTTTGCCACCAGTCTTTCTTTAAACCTTAATTTCTAATTCTCCATTAGACTTATAATTTATCTTATAAATCCACCTCCATCCAATTAGACTTCCCTTTTGGCAAATCAATCAACTTCCAAAGTCCTGTTATCTTGTAAAGCTTGTATTTGAACTTGCATTGCTTCAATCCACTTAGAATCTTTGTTGGCTTCAGCAAAGGTTGAAGGTTCAGCTAGCACTGAAGTTGCAGGTACAAACTCCTGATAAGGTTTAGACAGATGACTATAAGCGACATTGTCAGCTATAGGATACCTCACTCGCTTCCCCATATTTAATGACACAAAATCTTTCATCC
This portion of the Solanum pennellii chromosome 12, SPENNV200 genome encodes:
- the LOC107006408 gene encoding uncharacterized protein LOC107006408 — protein: MSKFAPGTPMDANMKLTSRQYYEHTGQNQEELLTDKITYQKLIGKLLYLNMTRLGISFSVQTLSYFLHQPKKSHIDAALRVIKYIKRQSGQGILLSSDCRNEVTAFCDADWVACTLTRKSVIGYVIKFGNSLIYWKAKNQTIVSRSSVEAKYRSIASNVTELIWLIGLLKDLKAEVH